DNA sequence from the Leptospira limi genome:
TCAAAAATGGATTTGGTCGTAAACCAGCTGTGATCCGATCTGCTTTTGTAAAATCAATTTCAAACTTTGCAATTGCAACTTGTTTGTTATTTGCGAGTGCATACTGAATTGCTTGGTCAAAATTAAATTCTTTTTTTAGTTTATCATTTGCATAAAGAGGAAAACAAATTACAGATACAACCAACAATTGTACAAATCGATTTTTGATTTGATAAAATCTAATTTTTCGCATGAAGTAATTTTCTCTGTTCACTTAAATAACAAAGTAACGGGATTGTAAAATTTCCAATGACCAAAGTGAACAATAATCCACCTACAATCACTGTTGCCATAGGTCGTTGGATATCAGACCCAATTTCATTCGTAAGCATTGCAGGTAATAAACCAATGATTGCCGTTGTTAAAGTTAAAAATCTAGGTCGAAATTGAATTTCAGAAACGTGCGAAATTATTTCCTTTAAATCAGTTTCAGTTTTAATTTCTCTATTTTCTTTCGCATGGTTAAAATTTGAGACAAATAATACTCCACCCATAATGGAAATTCCAAATAACGAAATGAGACCAACACCAGACGATACGTTAAAGTGCATCCCACGTAAAAAAAGAAAAAAGAGACCTCCAAGTGCTGCAACTGGAATACTGGACATAACAAGTAAACTATCAGAGATATTGTGAAACATTAAATATAAGATAAAGAGTATAATAACAAACGTTAGAGGAACTGCAACCATAAGTCTCTTACTTGCACGAGTTAGGTTTTCGAATTGTCCTCCCCATTCAATTTCGACGTCGGCTGGTAATTTGATACGTTTTGCGACAATCTTTTTTGCTTCATTTACAAATCCACCTTGGTCTCTGCCTTCGATGTTGATCCAAACAGAAACCATTCGATTTCCATTTTTCCTGGCAATTTTGGCCGGCATTTCCTTCAATTCCAACTTGGCAACAGAAGACAGTGGGTATTTGCTTTCGTACTTACTTTTGATATTGATATTTCCAATCGAGTTAACAGATGTTCGATATTCTTCAGGATACCGAACTGTTATGTTATAAATATGATTGTCCAAATACAATTTACTGATTTCTTTACCACCAATCGCCATTTCTGTGATATCTTGGATGTCGGAAAAATTAATTCCCGCTCTTGCAGCCGCTTCTCTATCAATGGCGATACTTAGTTCTGTATTGGGACCTTCTTGTTCAATTCCAATGGCCGAAACACCTTCTAACTTTTCTAAGGCGGATTCAATTTCATTTGCTTTTTGCCATAATACGGCAACATCTCTACCAGAAAGTTGAACAGACAAATCAGCAGCCGAACCAGTGACTGCTTCTGCAACATTATCCAAAATTGGCTGTGAAAAGCTGAATTTTGCCCCAGGAACTAATTTTTCAAAACGTTCCTTTAAAACTTCTAACATTTCTGCTTTTGAATGAACCGTTTTCCACTTAGAATAATCTTCCAAAGTAATCAGTCCTTCAATTCGATTTGGACCAAAAGGATCCGTCCCATCATCATTCCTTCCTGATTGAGTGATTACAATTTTTACTTCTGGAAATTCGCTCACTGCTTCTCTTAATAAATTCGCAACGTTCGCCGTTTTATCCAAATGAATTCCAGTTGGCAATTTACATCTAAAATTAATGGCACCTTCATCCAATTCAGGTAAAAATTCAGTTCCCAATCCCATAAAAACTAAAATTACAAGTACGATCACAACAACATAAGTGCGGATTACTAATTTTTTGGAATGGTTGAGGAGATAATGAAGGAATTGAACGAAGTATGATCTTGCTTGCGATAATAAAAAAAATTCTTTTGTTTGGCGACGATTTTCGTCTTGGAAAAACTTTGAAAAAATAACAGGAAGGACTGTGAGTGAAAATAACAATGCCCCTATCAATGTAAAAGCCAAACCAAAGGCCATGGGTTTGAATAATTTACCTTCTACTCTTTCAAAAAGAAAAATCGGAAGGTAAGCACATAGGATAACAACAATTGAAAAGAATACTTCTTTTTCGGTGTGGTCAGAAGAACGAAGGATGATTTCATCCAATGGCAATTTTTTTTTCGAGACAGATGTAATCGCAATCGTCGTTATAATTCCTTCTATAATAACAATGGAACTATCAACAATAATACCAAAGTCAATTGCACCTAACGAAAGTAAATTTGCGGGTATTTCAATTAAATTCATTAAACAAAATGAAAATAATAATGAAAAAGGAATGGTTACGGCAACTGCCAGTGCAACTCGATAATTTCCAAGCAAAAAGATCAATACAATCATTACGATTGTAATCCCTTCCATCATCGTACGAACTACAGTTTTTAAAGTATTGGATACTAACTCTGCCCTATCATATAAAATTCGAATGCGGACACCTTTGTTTTTTAAAAAACCATCTAAACTAGAAAGTTTTTCTTTTACTAATTTTAATACTTCAGATGGGTTTTCTCCTTTACGCATCATGATGATGCCTTGGACTCCAGAATTGGTCTCAGTTCCAGATTGTAACCGATAACCGAGAATCCCTTTTGGAGGATGAGGGATCACTCTCACTTTTCCAATGTCTTTTACATAAATGGGAACATCTTTTTTTTCAGTGACGATAATGTTTTCTATATCTTTTTCGTTTTCGATTGCACCTAATGCGCGTACTGGTATAGCTTGGTTACCATGTTTAAATATATTTCCACCAGTATTTGCATTGTTTTCTTCAATTGCCAAAACAAGATCACGTAAAAAAACATTATATTTGTCTTGGTTGATGGGATTGATTTCAATTTGGTATTCTTTGATGTCACCACCAAAGGTAATCACATCTGCAACACCTTGGATTTGTTGGATTCGTGGAGCCAATTCCCAATCTTGGATACTTCTAAGTTCCATCGTAGGCATGCCATCAGCTTCCACTGCATAACGCAAGATTTCACCCACAGGAGAAGTTAATGGACCAAGTTCAGGAACTTCTGTTCCTTCTGGCAATTGGATTGATTTTAACCTTTCATTAACTTGGTTTCTCGCAAAATATTCATCAGTGTGGTCTTTAAAAGTTAACCGAATGACTGACAATCCAAAAATACTTTGTGAACGTGTTGTGGTAAGCCCAGGTATTCCAGTTAATGCTCGTTCTAAGGGAATTGTTACGAGTTTCTCCACTTCAGAAGAAGCTCTACCATCAAATTTTGTGATCACGATCACTTCTGTATCAGAAACATCAGGATAGGCATCTATCTTAAGATGTGTGACTGAATAGATTCCAAAAGCTGAAATCATTAAAAAACAAAATAATACTATCGGAGAGTTTTTCAGTGAAAAACGAATGAATCCCATTAGTAACCGAAACTGAGTCCTTTTAATAATGTAGAACCATGAGAAACAACACGATCATTGGTTTGCAAACCAGACAAGATTTGTGTGTATTCATCTGTTTCGATTCCTGTTTCCACTTGTACTCTTTGAAACGTATTCACATCGATTTGTTTGAAAAGATAACTTGTATCACCAATTAAAATGATAGATTCATTTGGAACAGACAATGCTTCCAGATTGTCCAATTCAATATGTCCATTTCCAAACATTCCAGGTTTAAATTGATTCCCTGGATTTTTTGTTATAATTAAAACTTTAACAGTGCGACTGACCGGATCAATGACATCAGAAATGGAATCAATTTTTGTTTCAAAACGATCTCCTGGAAATGCAGAAAACTTAATGAAAACTCTTGATTGTAATTTGACTCGATTTAATTTTGTTTCGGGGATGTCGCCTACAATCAGAATATAACCTGGTTTCAATTTATTTAACTTTTCGATAGGAATGCCTTGCATTCGTAATCGGTTTAAATTTTCATCCATGGATGCTACCATTTGTTGTAACTGAACATTTGCATCGTTCAATTCTTTGCCCGCAGCAGCTTGGTTTTCCACCAAGTATTTCAAACGTGAATAAGATTTTTTTGCACCAAATAGGGCTGCTTTACTTTTTAAGTATTCAGAATAGATTAACGACTGTTCTTCGGTCTCAAAATGATAGGAATAATTTGTTTCTTTGGAAGTAACACATACGACTGACACACGAACAGGAATCGAAAGTCCTGATCCTAAATTTCGATAAGCAACGTTTGCTATGGAGATTGTAGAGGGAAGTTCACCTTCTGATTTTTTAATGATGACTCCATCTTCTAAAGTATGGAATGTTGCAATTCGGGGACGATTCTCTTCCGATTTCTGATTGCAAGATACTAAACAAACAACCGTCAAAAAGAGAAAAAAGGATTTAGACATAAAACATCACTTTTTTCAAACTAGGAGTTTGAGAATTGAAATCAACTTGAAAAAGTATTTTTTTCGTAAACTCGAATCCAGTCATTAGGACTCATTTTAGAAACAAGTTCAGCAATGAGTTTCCAAGGGATGTCTTCTAATTTTTTGAACCGAATGCAACTTTTCCCCATATCCAATTTGGTTTTACAATGTTTAGGGTATTCCGATTGGAACCATTTTAAGAGAGTTGGATTCGCATAAATTCCCATATGATACAAAGCAAGTCCACTTTTTTGCACAGCAATGTGGAGAAACGGTAGAGCTAGTTCTGGGTTGGCATGGTAACCAGCAGGATAGGTTTTTTTAGGGACTACATACCCAATCATATTGTATTGGAAGGTCTCTTCAAATCCTTTTGGCAGATTTTTTTTTACGACACTTCGCAATTGGAGAAAGGATTCTTTTTTCCCTTCAGGTAATGACTCAATGTATTCTTCGATTGAATTTGGCATGGGTAAATCCTCCTTCTGATCTTTGTTTGTATCCAATCTTTTACGACTTATTTTTCCATTATGTTTGTCAGGGAAACAAATGAATTCCAAAACGACTTACTAGGATATGAAACAGATAAAATAAAACTATTGTGATTACTATACTGGAGGAAATGGAAACCCAAAATCCAAACATATGATTGAGTACTGGAAAAACCAGAAACATGGGCAACGTAGGAATCACAAACCAAAAAGTATAATAAGCGTGATTTGAAATTTTTTCAGTGGAGGCAGATTCAACATGCAACCAAATGAGTGTTAGAATCGTAACCAAAGGAAGGGAAGCAATCAAACTTCCCAACCGATCGTTCCGTTTGGCAATCTCGGAAATGATAACAACAAGTGCTGCTGTGATTGCATATTTAAAAATGATATAAACCATGATCTTACCTAATTTTGATTCGCATAACCATTGCGAGGCGCCCTAAATTTTCAACAACCCAGTGAATTGATCCATATCCATTTTCAAGACATAAAAAAACCCACCAAATGGTGGGCTTCATTTAGAGAAAGGTCTCTAGGTAAGAAAATAGAATTTCTTATTTAGAAACAACTTGGAAAGTCACACGACGGTTGATCGCGTCTTTTTCATCAAAACCAGAAATTGGTTTAGAAGAACCAGCAGCTTTTGTCACGATTCTTTCTGCAGGGATCCCTTGTTTCACGAGAGCTGCTTTTACAGCATCAGAACGGATTTGTGAGTAGTAACCGTTTCCTTTTTTAGCACCTTCCGCTTCTTCTGGACCAGATGCATCTGCGTGACCAGTGATTTCGATTGCATAACTGTCAGGAAGTTTTGCAAGAGCGTCTTTAATATAAGCAACATTGTCTTTTGCCCAAGTTTTGAAATCTTCTGCTTGGATGTCTGCTTGTTTGTAGCTAAAACCTCTGCGACGAACGCCATCTGGGTAACGGTAGTCTTTGAGTGCTACGTTGATTTCGTCCAAAAGAGCTCCATTGAGATCTCTGGAAGAAACTGCAGTTGTGTTGTCCGTAGTTGTGGACGTTGTTTCTTTTGGAGTTTCTTTTTCTTCAGAAGACGAACAGTTCGTGAATGAAATAGAAAGACCTACGAGGAGGATGAGGCTTAAAAAAAATCCTTTTTTCATCAGTTGACCTACCTTAATGTTTCCATAGTTTAGTTCTTTTCATTAGATAACAACCGAAAATGCAAATATTTGTAACTGTTTCCGAAGATTATGACCAAAGTCGCTTAGACGTTTTCCTAAAAGACAACGCTGGAGACGATCTTAGCCGTTCAACCGTTCAAAAATGGATCGATTCTGGCTTTGTAACCAACAAAACAAAGGACCAAGTTGTCCATAAAAACGGCTATAAGGTGACTTTAGGCGAAGAGTATGTGGTGGATGTCATTGCAAGACCACCTTCTCGATTGGAACCCATCCCGATGGATATCCCTGTTTTGTATGATGAAGAAGAGTTTATGGTGATCCATAAAAAAGCGGGGATCGCATGCCACAGTGGACCTGGTGATGATTCACCTTCTCTTGTGAATGGTCTCCTCCACCAATTTAAGAACTTATCTGGTACTGGTGGTGAACGCCGTCCAGGTATTGTCCATCGATTGGACAAACCAACAGAAGGGGTTCTCATCATTGCCAAAACAGACAGAGCCCATGCTGCCTTATCCAAACTCTTCCAAGATCGTCTTGTGGATAAAACGTACTATGCTTGGGTGTTACAAGCACCTGTGGAAGCCGAAGGCACAATCAGTATGCCGATTGGCCGCCACCCTGTTGAGCGAGTGAAGATGTGTGTCAGAGAAGATGGGCGAATGGCCATCACTCATTACAAAACTGAAAAAATTGTGCAAACACAAACAGGGCGAAAGTTTAGTTTGATGAAACTCGGTCTTGAGACAGGTCGGACCCACCAAATCCGTGTTCATATGGCAAAAATAGGATGCCCTGTGGTTGGGGACAGTTTGTACTCTAGGTCAGCAAAAGATTACACACAATACGGACTCCTTCTCTTTGCTAAAAAATTGGATTTCCCACATCCCTTTGTACCAGACAAACGGATTGTTGTGGAACTAGAGTTTCCAGAACGTTTTAAAATCTTTGAACGAAAATGCCCTAGTTACTAGGGAACATAGAACAAAATTGATTTTGAAATGAACTTTCGAGTCCTTAAACCAATCCTTTTCCTTTTGGTGCTCTTTGCCAGCTTTCATCTGTTCTACGATGTTGTGTATGAAAACCATTTGGGCGAAGGAACAGATAGTGATGTTTTATATCCCTATTTGTTTGCGCGGGATGTATGGGCTGGGGGTTTTACAGGCATTCGTGGTTGGAACCTTCCCCCGTGTACTTATCTTTTTCCAGAGATTCTCATCGCGATTTTGTTATTTCCTTTAGTACCTTCTGTGTATGGTTTCCATTTGGTTTTTGGATTTATTTCCTTTGTTTTGCCCTTTACCTTTGCCAAACAATTGGGAATGCCAAAACGATATTCCTATTTAGTGGCTCTTGGGTTTTTGGTCTTAGCAGGGTACGACCCCAATTTATTCGGGCAATTTTATTTGCCAGGGTTCCATGCCATGATCTTATTTTTTGCGACATGGACTTTGGTTTTATTGGAACAATGGAAACAAACAAAACCTAAAGTTTGGATACCATTTTTATTCCTCATGACAATGGTTTGGGTATCGGAGTATTGGTTTTTTGTCAACATCGCTCCCTTTTTGATTTGTTATGCTGTCCTTCATTTACGATGGAAAAGCATTGGACCATTAAGCATCAGTTTGGTGGGAATTTTGCTAGCAAAATCCATTGGGAAAGGACTTCGTTATTTCGGAATTGGAACCATCGACACGAACAATTTACAATTACTCTCCAAACTCAATTCTACCTTCCATTCCATTGTCTTAGACCCAAGTTTTGTTTGGCAAGGTCTTGTACAATCCGTTTCCAAACAACCTCTCCTCTCGGAATGGTTCCAATGGTATTTGGTGATCGGAATTTTTTACCTATTCATATCACTCGTAAGGAATCATAAGATGGATTTCCTACTTGATTTGATTTTGTTTTTATCTCCTTTCATCACTGTATTTTTTTTATTCCTCATCGAAACAGAACTTAACATACGTTATCTGTATTTTTTACCTTTTGGAATTTTATTTTTTAGCTCTCGGATTTTGGAACGGATTCCCTTATTCCGTTTTGGAATTCCCATTGTGTTGTCAGTTGCTTGTTTTTTGTTTTATCTCGGAAAACATTCAGAACTTGTCGCCAAAGTGAAAGAAGGTGAAGGAAAACGGAATCATCGAATGGAGTGTTTGTCAGAATTTGATCCTAAAATTCCAGGTGCCGCCACCTACTGGCCAATCAAATACGTTCATGCATTTTCCCATAACAAGTGGACTCTCGTTCCTTTCACAAAAGACGGTGTGTATTACCCTTGGATTGCCAATACTTCTTGGGATGGTGATTTCAAAAACAAAACTTTTGATTCGTTTCCTTGGGGTGTGACGGAATCCAAAGAAAATTTGAAAGACTGGAAGGATGTTACCATCACAAAGGAATGTGAAGGTTGGTATTTTTTTCGAAGAAATGAACACGCTACAAATTCTAAACCCAAGAATTCGATTGATTCTAGTTTTCCTTAGATCAGTTTGGGTCGTGTCATGATAGAATTTCTTTCCGATCCAGCACTTTGGCTTGCCCTACTCACCTTAACTTCTTTAGAAATTGTTTTGGGTATTGATAACATCATTTTCATTTCGATCCTTTCCGCCAGGTTACCCAAAACCAAACAAAAAAAAGCAAGGCAAATTGGCCTGATACTTGCGATGGGAACACGAATTTTGCTTTTATTTTCTCTATCGTTTATCATGAAACTCACCACTCCACTATTTACATTCGTTGAATATTCAATCAGTGGCAGAGACATCATACTCATCTTAGGTGGACTTTTTCTCATCGCAAAATCCACAACAGAAATCCATCACAAATTGGAAGGTGACTCAATTGTCGGTGATGATTCTAAAAAGCAAATTTCTTTCACCCAAGTGATCCTTCAAATTTTGATTTTGGATGTTGTTTTTTCATTGGATTCAGTGATCACCGCTGTTGGAATGACAGACCAACTGGGTGTGATGATCACAGCGGTGGTTTTATCTGTTGGATTTATGTTATTATCGAGTGGGAGTATCTCTGACTTTGTAGACAGACACCCTACCATCAAAATCCTTGCCCTTAGTTTTTTGATTTTAATTGGTGTAGCTCTGTTAGGCGAAGGATTGAGTTTCCATATTCCGAAAGGATATATCTATTTTGCGATGAGTTTTTCTGTGATCGTAGAATTTTTAAATATGAAACTACGTTCCAAGTCGGAAAAACCAATCACACTCAGAGGAAAATGAAGATGAAACGTAAAGAATTTATCAAACGAACTGCTCTTACAATTAGCATTGCACAACTTCCATTATTCGGAGAATCAAATGATGGAAAAGAGAAAGAAAGTATAACAAGTGAAGTCACATCTCCTTGGTTAGAAGCAGAAGATTTGGAAGATTACAAATCACTGGTTTCTGCATATCTAACAAAACCCACCGAATTAAAATTACAAGGGAATTGGTCAGTTGGTAAGATGTTTGCCCACTGCGCACAGAGTATTGAATTTTCAATGAAGGGATACCCGGAAATGAAATCTTCTCTCTTCCGAGGGTCCGTGGGAAAAATTGCTTTTTCTGTTTTTGCTTTTAAAAACAAAATGAACCATGGATTGGAAGAACCGATTCCTGGTGCTGAAGAAATTAATAATGCAACTGAAATCAAAGTAGGTGCCAAAAGATTGTTACAAGCAATTGAACTTTTTTCCAAAACACCAGAGTCATCTTTACGACCACATTTTGCGTATGGAGATCTTACGAAGGAAGAATATGACGTAGCCCATACTCTTCATATCAAAAATCACATGGAACGTTTGTTACACTAAAATCATTTCGATCTGTTGGCACAAATCGTCTGCTTTGTACATTTTCGATAAATAAGCAGATACAATTGTTTCTAAACCCTCTTCCTCAAGAAAGGAATTTCCGCCCGAAAGAGGTGCATCAGAACTTATCAGAATGATTGGAATTTTTTGATTTTGATTTCGTTTTCCTTCCCATTCATGAATCAAAGAAATTCCATTCATTCCTGGCATGTGTAAGTCAGTAATGATAAGTGAAGGAGTGATCCTTCCCAAATGAGAAAGAGCTTCTTCCCCATTGCCCGCTTCAATTACAATCCATTGGTTTCTTCGCATAACCTCTGCTAAATCGGATCTAAAATTACCTGAATCATCAACAAGTAAAACGGATTTGGTACTTTTTGATAACGAAATCTCAAATGAGGAACCTACGCCAAGAACTGATTTAATCCTCAGTTTTCCAAAATGTGCCTCTAAGATATTCATACACAATCGTAAGCCGAGACCAGTTCCACGTTCACCGGCTGTTCCTGGGGTACTTTTGATATTTTCTTCCCCAGTTAATTTATGAATTTGTTCCTCACTCATTCCAAGACCACGATCACGAATTTCAACAGAAAGCCATTTTCCTTTGAAAGAAACACCTAACCAAACTTCAGAATTGAGGTATGAATATTTAATAGAATTTGTTAGAATATTTTTAAACACTTCTCCAATCAAAATCCGATCGGCTATAATTTCTGCTTGGATGGGTGTATCTTTTTGGATTCGAATTCCTTTCAATGTTGCCAATGGTTCCACTGATTCAATGATTTCGTTTAACAACTCATTCACTGAAAACCGAGTTTGCATCAGTTTGGTTCCAAATGCATCAAATCGACTTACATCCAAAAGTTGTTCCAACATTTTTATAGATTGGGTCACACCAGTTTTACAAATTTCTAAAAATTTCTTTTTTTCCTCTTCTGATGTTTCACTAAAACTAAAATCGATCACATCTAAAATTTGGTTCACACTATTGAGCGGCGAACGTAGGTCATGTGAAATTAAGGAAACAAAATTAGCCTTCCATCGGTTTGCCTTTTCCAATTCAGCAGTTCGGGCTTTGACTTTTTTCTCAAGAGCTTCCTTTCTTTTGTATAGTTCTTTCGAGATAGACTCAGATCGTTTGTAAACACGAACGAGTCCAAATGTCACACCAAGTGTTTGTGGAATGATAAAAAAATACAAAGAAAATAATCCCATAGGTCTAAAACCAAAATTAGGATGGGAAATTAAAATGATATCAATGACACCACCTAATACTGCGAGAAACAAACTAAAAAAATACAATTTACTTTCTTTTCTTTGGAAATACAATGCAAGTGAAACTGAAAACAAGCCTAATAGAACAAAAATCGCCGATAGATACTCAAAATAATAACTGACTAAAGCTAAATGTTTTATAGGTGTTAAAATTGAGACCAATAGAAATGTAAGTGAGTATACTTTCAATAACACTAACATTTTTTTAAAGATACGCATTTGTGCTAAATTTAATAAAACACTCCCTCCAAAAAACAAAACGATTACAAAACCAATTCTTGAAAACCGAAACAAAGGGATACAGTAATCATCTGAAAAAAAGTTAAAGAGGATTCTTGTTTCTGTTAGTGTAGCACTAAGAATCAAAATTCCCAAATAAACAAATGACATTCGTAATGCATTTTTTTCTGATCGATTGATCAAATACACTAACGCATGATAAATGGAAAGGATTCCCATAAAAATTAAAATGATACAAGAAGCAGAATTGTAATTGTTCCAAACTTGGATTATGTTTTGTAATTTTCCAAATCGAATGATCCCATGAATCCCTGCAAATTTATGGGAGAAGTTGGATATATGGATCACCAAATCTACTTTTTCTTTACCATTTAATATAGGGACAATTTTGGTATGAAAGGATGGAACATGAGTTTCACTATTTTTTCCAATGGATCCATTTTCAGCGACCAATGACCCGTTTGCATATATTTTGTAAGCACTATGAAGTACGGGCACAAGAAGAGCGAATGGTTCTTGAGTGGTTTCTCCTTCGGGCAAAAGGATTGTCAATCGATAGGTAGCATAACCAAAACTTGGATAATCTTCCCCATCTTCATTGTGTTGGGAAAACCAAGGAACACCCACTTGCATAAAAGATCGATTGTTAGGAGAAGGAGAGTTTGGTTCTAAAAATTCATTCCAGTAAAATTCCCATTTCCCAATTAGGTTCACTGTGTCCGTTGCCAATTTCAGATTCCGGCCATCCAAAACACCATCTTTTGCAAGTAAGGTTGGGGAGAGTTCTAAGTGGCAGGAAGAGGTGAAGAGAAGGACCAATCCAAAAATTAAGGGATAACGACAAAATTTTACTGTGGCAGAAAAAGATTTTTGGATAGATGAGAAGGAGACTCTGAAAATCATAAGGTTGTGGAATCCGTTAAAATTGCCATCTTAGAAGACCATTCCGTTGTCACTGAAGGAATCATATCTATCCTGAAATCCAATCCTTTCTTTTCCCTTGCCGGAGAATTTCGAACGGCTGCGGATTTGTTTCAATTCATCGAATCAAATCCAATTGATTTGTTGGTTCTCGATATTGATCTTCCCGACCGTAATGGCATTGATGTTTTGCGAGAAATCAAAGAAAAACACCAACCCACCAAGGTAATTATCTTCTCATTACATGGCAGTCGAGTGTATGTGGAAGATGCTCTCAAATCCAAAGCTGACGGATACATGCTTAAGTCAGACCCCATTTCGCAACTCCCTGAAGTGATTCAACTTGTGATGAAAGGTGGATCTTTTGTATCGGATGGAGTGAGTAAAGTTCAACTTCCATTTTCACCATTCCAAATG
Encoded proteins:
- a CDS encoding efflux RND transporter permease subunit, translated to MGFIRFSLKNSPIVLFCFLMISAFGIYSVTHLKIDAYPDVSDTEVIVITKFDGRASSEVEKLVTIPLERALTGIPGLTTTRSQSIFGLSVIRLTFKDHTDEYFARNQVNERLKSIQLPEGTEVPELGPLTSPVGEILRYAVEADGMPTMELRSIQDWELAPRIQQIQGVADVITFGGDIKEYQIEINPINQDKYNVFLRDLVLAIEENNANTGGNIFKHGNQAIPVRALGAIENEKDIENIIVTEKKDVPIYVKDIGKVRVIPHPPKGILGYRLQSGTETNSGVQGIIMMRKGENPSEVLKLVKEKLSSLDGFLKNKGVRIRILYDRAELVSNTLKTVVRTMMEGITIVMIVLIFLLGNYRVALAVAVTIPFSLLFSFCLMNLIEIPANLLSLGAIDFGIIVDSSIVIIEGIITTIAITSVSKKKLPLDEIILRSSDHTEKEVFFSIVVILCAYLPIFLFERVEGKLFKPMAFGLAFTLIGALLFSLTVLPVIFSKFFQDENRRQTKEFFLLSQARSYFVQFLHYLLNHSKKLVIRTYVVVIVLVILVFMGLGTEFLPELDEGAINFRCKLPTGIHLDKTANVANLLREAVSEFPEVKIVITQSGRNDDGTDPFGPNRIEGLITLEDYSKWKTVHSKAEMLEVLKERFEKLVPGAKFSFSQPILDNVAEAVTGSAADLSVQLSGRDVAVLWQKANEIESALEKLEGVSAIGIEQEGPNTELSIAIDREAAARAGINFSDIQDITEMAIGGKEISKLYLDNHIYNITVRYPEEYRTSVNSIGNINIKSKYESKYPLSSVAKLELKEMPAKIARKNGNRMVSVWINIEGRDQGGFVNEAKKIVAKRIKLPADVEIEWGGQFENLTRASKRLMVAVPLTFVIILFILYLMFHNISDSLLVMSSIPVAALGGLFFLFLRGMHFNVSSGVGLISLFGISIMGGVLFVSNFNHAKENREIKTETDLKEIISHVSEIQFRPRFLTLTTAIIGLLPAMLTNEIGSDIQRPMATVIVGGLLFTLVIGNFTIPLLCYLSEQRKLLHAKN
- a CDS encoding efflux RND transporter periplasmic adaptor subunit, coding for MSKSFFLFLTVVCLVSCNQKSEENRPRIATFHTLEDGVIIKKSEGELPSTISIANVAYRNLGSGLSIPVRVSVVCVTSKETNYSYHFETEEQSLIYSEYLKSKAALFGAKKSYSRLKYLVENQAAAGKELNDANVQLQQMVASMDENLNRLRMQGIPIEKLNKLKPGYILIVGDIPETKLNRVKLQSRVFIKFSAFPGDRFETKIDSISDVIDPVSRTVKVLIITKNPGNQFKPGMFGNGHIELDNLEALSVPNESIILIGDTSYLFKQIDVNTFQRVQVETGIETDEYTQILSGLQTNDRVVSHGSTLLKGLSFGY
- a CDS encoding DUF1801 domain-containing protein, with protein sequence MPNSIEEYIESLPEGKKESFLQLRSVVKKNLPKGFEETFQYNMIGYVVPKKTYPAGYHANPELALPFLHIAVQKSGLALYHMGIYANPTLLKWFQSEYPKHCKTKLDMGKSCIRFKKLEDIPWKLIAELVSKMSPNDWIRVYEKNTFSS
- a CDS encoding DUF3147 family protein, with product MVYIIFKYAITAALVVIISEIAKRNDRLGSLIASLPLVTILTLIWLHVESASTEKISNHAYYTFWFVIPTLPMFLVFPVLNHMFGFWVSISSSIVITIVLFYLFHILVSRFGIHLFP
- the loa22 gene encoding OmpA family outer membrane lipoprotein Loa22, whose protein sequence is MMKKGFFLSLILLVGLSISFTNCSSSEEKETPKETTSTTTDNTTAVSSRDLNGALLDEINVALKDYRYPDGVRRRGFSYKQADIQAEDFKTWAKDNVAYIKDALAKLPDSYAIEITGHADASGPEEAEGAKKGNGYYSQIRSDAVKAALVKQGIPAERIVTKAAGSSKPISGFDEKDAINRRVTFQVVSK
- a CDS encoding RluA family pseudouridine synthase is translated as MQIFVTVSEDYDQSRLDVFLKDNAGDDLSRSTVQKWIDSGFVTNKTKDQVVHKNGYKVTLGEEYVVDVIARPPSRLEPIPMDIPVLYDEEEFMVIHKKAGIACHSGPGDDSPSLVNGLLHQFKNLSGTGGERRPGIVHRLDKPTEGVLIIAKTDRAHAALSKLFQDRLVDKTYYAWVLQAPVEAEGTISMPIGRHPVERVKMCVREDGRMAITHYKTEKIVQTQTGRKFSLMKLGLETGRTHQIRVHMAKIGCPVVGDSLYSRSAKDYTQYGLLLFAKKLDFPHPFVPDKRIVVELEFPERFKIFERKCPSY
- a CDS encoding TerC family protein — protein: MIEFLSDPALWLALLTLTSLEIVLGIDNIIFISILSARLPKTKQKKARQIGLILAMGTRILLLFSLSFIMKLTTPLFTFVEYSISGRDIILILGGLFLIAKSTTEIHHKLEGDSIVGDDSKKQISFTQVILQILILDVVFSLDSVITAVGMTDQLGVMITAVVLSVGFMLLSSGSISDFVDRHPTIKILALSFLILIGVALLGEGLSFHIPKGYIYFAMSFSVIVEFLNMKLRSKSEKPITLRGK
- a CDS encoding DUF1569 domain-containing protein, translated to MKRKEFIKRTALTISIAQLPLFGESNDGKEKESITSEVTSPWLEAEDLEDYKSLVSAYLTKPTELKLQGNWSVGKMFAHCAQSIEFSMKGYPEMKSSLFRGSVGKIAFSVFAFKNKMNHGLEEPIPGAEEINNATEIKVGAKRLLQAIELFSKTPESSLRPHFAYGDLTKEEYDVAHTLHIKNHMERLLH